Genomic segment of Cryptococcus neoformans var. neoformans JEC21 chromosome 5 sequence:
CGGTGTCAAGGAAATCCACCAGACTCTTATGGGCATGGTGAGACAACCTTGGGCcaagagagggaaggaggCCGAGAACTCACAAAAGGCCGATAAATTCGCTTGGGAGGTCAGACATGCCGGATTGTTAGGCTTGAAGTATGAAGTGGCTGTGAGAGGAGACTTGTTGTCGACtaaaatggaagaggatgtcAAGCCCGACGTAGAGATGGGGGATTTCAACCTTTTGGATGATGTAGTCAACGCGGCTATCTTGGCGTAAGTACCGCTTGGCAGTGAGACAAGGAGCCATAACTCATTAGACATAGATTGGGAGAcgccgatgatgatgtgcgAACGGTTGCTGCTTCCGCCTTAACACCCATTGCAGAGACCCTTGCCAGTCAGTTGCCTACTGAAGAGTTGGCCAAGCTTTTGCAGTCGCTATGGGATTGTCTAGCTGAGGGTGGGGATGAGCTTGGTAGCAGTACAGGTGCAGTCATGGACCTTCTGGGTGCCCTTATCTCCTACTCTGAGGTAATCGCCCTCCTTTCTGccgacaacaacaacctAGTCTCTCGTGTCTACGCCTTCCTTCGTCATCCTATCGCTTCCGTGCGTTTATCGGTTGCCAacattcttcttgctttttCACGCCTTTCTTCAATACCGCGACGGTGGTCTTCTGACGGTTACTTCTCATTTTTGTTCCAGAATCTTGTTTTGGAAGAACGCCAGGACGTGAGAGATGTTTCTTTCCAAGCTTTCGAGACGTCTCTCGTCGAGGCTTCCGACATGCCTGAGGGCGTTGGTGTTGTCCTCGGAGGCGATGTTGAAGACTGGTactccatcatcatgacTCCCATTGGCGTTGCTCTGGATGCCAATCTCTTCAGAAGGCCGACAAAAGCAACTGGGCAGACACACAATGTGGACAAGGCGATGATGGCGGGAGATATGTCACTTATCTCGATGGATACGGCATTGCAGACGAGAATAGCTGGCGCGAAAGCTTTAGCGCTGTTGAGACGATACAAGTTGACAGAAGTAAGTCTCGCTGGAGTGAGCGCCAGATTTAAACTGACACTGCTCTCAAGATCAACGACATAAAGCTCTTGCGGCAATTTCTTGGTTCAGCAAGTTCCCATCAGACATTCTTGGCTTCAGTTATCATTCAGGAATGGGCTCTTGATACTGAATCTCGAGTATCCGATCCATTCTCGTTTAGTCTCGGCACTTCCAACCCGGACGTCGAATCCTTATCAACGCTTCTCATCGACCGTATCGGAAGTCCTGCCCCTTCGACGTACCACGAGATGGCAATGGTCCTGCAAAGAATCTACTCCGAATGCAGCGCTCTGCTCACTGCGTTCAGTGTAGAAGGCAAGCTTTCTAAGGACAAGGTTCCCTCCTTGCCCAAGCGTATTGATCCTCTCAGCAACACTCCAGATGTCTTCTCCATTGAGTCTGCTCACCACGCTGTCACTACCCAGTTCGACATCTTAGCAGGCAAGCTATCCAAGAACGCCATTAAAAACGCATTGCCCTCTCTTCAAGATAGGAGAAATAAGGTGATGGGTTCTGTCGGatacttctccatcatgaaggagaagtacGACGTACAAGTCATGGCAGGTATTGCAGGTGCGTTGGTGGCACTTAAGATAATGCCACCCAAATTTGGACCAGTTATTAAGAACTTGATGGACGgcgtgaagaaggaagaaaatgagatCCTTCAGAAGAGGGATGCCTTCTGGGTAGCCGCTTTCATCCAATATACAACATCACCTTTCTTTACTGGTCGAATTAATCCCTCCGACAAGGTTGTCAAAAATCTCTTTACCTTCCTTTGCCTCGACACTTCTGTCACTCCGGTGTTCTCACCGACCGCTCAAGGCGCCACGGAAGGCATTATCACACTTCTCGAGGAGAGAacagcggcagcagctgCTAATGctaggaagaaggacatcgtggaagagagtgaggagCAGATGGCGAGTCGCATGACCAGAAGGGGTGCTTTGGAGACATTTAAGGCCATGGCGAAGAGGTTTGGCTCGAACTTGTTTGAGAAGGTCCCTAAATTTTGGGAGGGTGTTAGCGGTGCGCTATTGGCCAACTTCGCCGATGGTGAGCCTTCGTTCCTCTGACAGTTTATCGGTCGCTGATTATATCGTAGGGGTGAACATGGAACAAGTTGACCAAAATTTGACAGCCAACGTTCAAGCCGGTCAGGATTTGATTGACGCTCTGACTTCTCTCCGTTTAATCGCTCCTGAGCTTGACCCTGTTCTTTACTACAAACTGCACGGTCTTTTCTCACCCATAATCACTGCCCTACAGAGCTCGTTTTCAGTTGTCCGGAATGCGGCGGCTCAGTGCCTCGCTGCTATGTGTGACGTGATGACAGACGAGGGCATGAAGAGAGTTGTAGATGACGTGGTACCCCTGGTGGGTGATGCCAAAAAGGCCTATTCTCGACAGGGTGCTGTAGAAGCCATTCACCGTAAGCTATTCTTATTATGTCGATACGCTTGTAGCGGCTAATGTATCACCTATGTTTAGGTATTATCAAGGTTCTTGATCTCAAAGCTCTTCCTTATgtccttttcctcatcgtccCCATCCTGGGGCGTATGTCCGATCCCGATGAGCATGTCCGTCTGCTATCAACCAGCACTTTTGCCTCGCTCGTCAAGATGGTTCCTTTAGAAGCTGGTATTCCTGATCCTCCTGGCTTTTCTGCGGACCTTCTAgcgaagagagatgaggagcGCAAGTTCCTCATGCAGTTGCTAGATGGCAGCAAGGCTGAGCAGTACCAGATCCCGGTGGAGATCAAGGCTGAATTACGACAATATCAAAAAGATGGTGTCAGCTGGTTGGCGTTCTTGGCAAAGTATCAACTGCATGGCATTCTCTGTGACGGCGAGTCCCCCAATACTATTAAAATCCTTATCAAAGCTAATGAAAGTTGTTTAGATATGGGTCTCGGTAAGAGTTTGCAGAGTATTTGTATAATTGCGAGCAAGCACCACGAGCGTGCCGAGCGCCACAAAGCTACCCAATCAATTGATTCGGCTCATCTTCCGTCTCTTATTGTCTGTCCTCCCACGCTCACTGGTCACTGGTATCACGAAATCCTCAAATTCGCTCCTCACCTCCGCGCGGTGCAATATGTTGGTTCCACTTTTGAACGTGCTACCCTTCGTCGatccctttcttcttatGATGTTGTAATTTCCTCGTATGAGTGCGTTCGTTCTGACATCTCTGAACTCTCCAAATTTAGCTTCCTCTACTGCGTTTTGGATGAAGGGCATATCATCAAAAACACCAAGACCAAGCTAGCTGTGGCTGTGAAGCAAATCAAAGCTCAGCACAGATTATTGCTTTCTGGTACTCCTATTCAAAACAATGTGCTTGAGCTTTGGAGTCTGTTTGATTTCTTGATGCCGGGATTCCTCGGTAATGAGAGAACATTTAATGAGAAATTCTCGAAGCCGATCTTGGCTGACCGAGAGGGTAAGGCCACTCCGAAAGAGCGTGAAGCAGGTGAGCGTTTCGTTGCAAAGTTTTGACTTGTATCCTGATCAGTCCTCAATAGCCGCAAATGCCCTTGAGGCTCTGCATAAACAGgttcttcccttccttcttcgtcgaCTCAAAGAAGATGTCTTGAACGACCTTCCGCCAAAGATCATCCAAGATTACTATTGCGAGCTTTCTCCCGTACAACAACAGCTTTACGAAGAGTTCTCTCGCTCCAAAGCGGCTGAAGAAGCCGGTATGGAGATTGAGACTTCGGCATCGAAAGAAGGTCAGGGCCACGTTTTCCAGAGTTTGCAGTATCTCAGAAAGTTGTGTAACCATCCTGCATTGGTACTGGACGGCGAACCGCAAAGATTTAAGGAAatacagaagaagattggtgGCGGGCCAGAATTACACGATTTATCACATGCACCAAAGATGGAGGCTTTGAAGTGAGTCAGTTTTTGACTGAAGGTGCTTTTGATTGAATACTGATGGATCTTGCAGGCAACTGTTGCAAGACTGTGGTATCGGTCTTCCGGTCGACAAGCTTGCTGACGATGTCACCACTCATCGAGTCCTTATCTTCTGTCAACTTCGTCCCATGCTCGACATCATTGAGAAAGATCTTTTTGGTACCCATATGCCCACAGTATCTTATATGCGTCTTGATGGCTCCACTGATCCTCGGAAGCGACATGCCATCGTTCAGACGTTCAATGCGGACCCTAGAATTGATGTTTTGCTGTTGACGACGAGTGTTGGAGGTTTGGGTCTGAACTTGACGGGTGCCGACACCGTCATCTTTGTGGACCACGATTGGAACCCGATGAAGGATTTGCAGGCGATGGATAGGGCGCATAGGCTGGGTCAGAGGAAGGTTGTGAATGTGTATAGGTTAATTACTCGTGGAAcattggaagagaagattaTGGGGTACGTGTTGAAGCCCTTAGTATCAAATCGCAAGAGCTGACAGAATGCCATCAGTCTACAACGGTTCAAGCTGAACATTGCTTCATCCGTCGTAACTCAACAAAACGCCGGTCTCGGATCTATGAACACAGGAGAAGTGCTCGACTTGTTCAAAGTCAGTGCCGAAGGCGAACCAGTAAAGACGAAATCTGCTGGGACGGGCGCGGTGTCTATGAGCAAAATGTTGGAAGAGTACGTGCATACATCTATTTATTAAACGCAAGTGTCGTCAAACTGATCATGTGTCCCGTTATTTGTTTATCTAGGTTGGATGAGCTTCCGCCAGAGGATGAGTACGCAGAGTTGTCATTGTCAAATTTCCTCAGCAAAGTATAAGATGTGAGAATAGGACATGACATGCGTTTTCTTTACATTCGACATTGATGTGACATTAGTACAAGTATAAGCATAGGTATGGATGTGGAGCATTAGATGTTTATATGCATTTTTCAATCATTGCGATCTTTTACCGTCCCATGAGAGCAGAATACAGAAAATATGTTTCCTGGGGGGATCTTCTGTTTTGGATATATAGGCTGGATTCCCACCGTACCTGGGCCAAAAAATAGCGGCACAGAGGCCCGTCCCAATGCAGTTGGGACAATTATTCGGGGAGCTAGCGGCATTTGAGTCCGGGTTGCCGTTTGCGGGAACGGGAAGACGTCATCGGCTTCAGGAACACCCGTATTGGACGACTAATTTCTTGGGATGCTTGGAAGGCTTCTTTTGGCGGGAAAGGCTTGGGGACTTGGAGGCGGTGGCGCCAGCAGAAGTAAAGGGTATACGTTGTAGCTGGGAAAACATCGTTGAGGGGATACCAAAGTCTGCATGCATGAGCTATTGCGTTTTCAACATCAGTTCTGTTGTACCCAACGTAAGTGGCCACGGCCGACATGAGGCAATAACAGGGCTCACCGCAAGCACAGGATTCATTCCCTGGAGATCTTGATACGACACTAAAACAATTCTTGTTTCGTTGCTGCAGTGTCAAAACTGCGATCGGCTCTCGACATCATTTCTTCAAgttccatcctcttctatACGGTAgtccctctcctccttcaacgAAAGACTGTGTGGAAAATTGCCCATCCAGACGACCGCCGTCGCTCAGATCATCTTCGCTTCCCCATTCGCCTCGGTTTACCCTTTTCAGCATCGACCCATTAGCATTTGTCGAGGACAATATAACCACAAGGGAGTATACCCGCACCCTCTTCACTCATTCACAGTTGCATATAATAGCGTCTCTATCTATCAATATCACATAATCATATAATACGACTCTTTAATATCCCGTCAAAAAGAAGCTTGTGTACCAGGGGACTGTTATCGACATTATCCGTCTGCTAAGGACATTTTCGCTTTCTCAAGCGTGGCTCatcaccagcagcagcgcATAAACCGTACGTTCTTTGTATCTGTGCCTCCAATTTGCCCGGAGCGATTTCTCCGCACTCTCTCAACCCATGTGCCCTTCCGTAACACTGAAGCTGACACTATCAATAGATTATACTCGTCTAATTCTGGTCCTTGATATATCCGACATCTGCATAGGATCCTTCAACGGTACAAGATCACAATCAATCACTCAACCCATTAGCACCAGCGACATCAGCGTAAAATTATCCAAAGCTATTCACGATTCCTTTGTGAAGGACGTAGAGTGTGAACGTTGATCTCCCCGTATTGGAATGAGTGCGAGCTTGTGCTGGCATATCGAACACAGATACCATCGCAAATCGCAACCAGCAGAGCTGGGAAGCTTCTGTAACCTAGCAACTCAGGCTGCCCCGAGTGAGTAACGGCCCTGCTTCACTTCATTCATCTTTTTGTTCTCTTTATCCCATTCTGCTACGTACTACGTGGTCAACCGCCCGAAGATAAAACCGTATTATCTTCtgttcctttcttcttctctctacCGCCTCACCTTCAACCCCACTTGGCACGTGCTGGGTGATCTACCTACACATCTGTTAattttttcctttgtgTATTTAGCCTACGGCCTCGCTATTACAGACACTAATTGGCTTCACTCCATAGTCTTTCAATCATACGATCTGCACTGTTCCTTCAATCGACCCGTAGCAAAGATCCTTTGATATAGCGCTGTCGTGTTGAAAACGTTGAAAAGCATTttgaggagaagcagaagtcTGTTGGCACCCTCAAAGTACCATcgttcttgttcttctttcagtTACCGCTAGCCGGCCTGTGTTCGTCGTGTAAGAGTATTTTTGGTTGTGACTCGGTGGTGAGTGCTGGTATTCATCAATCTGACGGGACGCTGATCGTTTGTAGATGTCCGCCCTTgacgctcttcttcccactctcCCTCGATCAAGCTCGTTATACGTCTCTGACGCACCTCGTACTGTTCCACTTCTCGATACAAGCTCCTACTCCCCCTTTCCAACCTTCCCTGGTACACTAAAGGCCAGCGATCCGTATGGATTAAATACGTTCTTGCTGCATCCTGAAGATGCTTTGTGGAACTATGTCGACCCGATACCTGACCCGCTTGCAAGCACGGCGtcaggggaagaagaagatgaaggcgaTGCATCTGCCAAATCTAGACCGCAAACCGTGAGGAAGCAAAAATCACTGGGATTGCTCAGACCGAGCCCTTTATCCCAACCTCCTATGGCAGCGGACGAAACGGGAAAGCCCGAGAAGCAATTGGGGAGAAAGCGGAGCCTCTCTATGGGTGGGGAAACGAGGCTATCACCGACCCAACAAAAGGAGGTTGTCGACTCCTTCCGAGTGACGGTTCCCGTGACACCAGTCAGGGAGAAGAGTAAACTGAAAAAAGCATTCGCTCTGGGGAGGAAGACTGGACGTAAATCTGAAACCACACCGCCTGTGCTTACCCCACCGGTACCCATAGTTCCTACCCTGTCCCTGGCTGAAGATGACACCGTCGGCCATCCTGTCACACCACTTTCCACGCGCTCCAGCTCAAACTCAACATTATCCTCAGCTTCGTCAACGTGTAGCTCGGACGACATCAAAACTCCTGCTGAAGGTCAACCTGTTGAAGTCATGATTGAAGGCAAGGCGTTGGCGAACGcgttggaggagaaaagcaagaagaagggtcgGAGCGTGTGGGGCTGGCTTGGTGGTAGGAAGATCAAGGGCGACGGATCTCAAGTTTCGCCCAGGGCCTCAGCCAAGAGTACCCCGAGCTCAAGTACAGCTGACCTCCTCACCGTTCCTCAAAGCTCGCCACCTCAACCAAAATCACAAACTGTCCTCAACTTCCCTTCCAATCAATACCCAGTCGAACATACGTACCTCACAAATCAACTCCGTGCATCATCCCTCCGCAAGATTGCTCAACTCAAagcaccatctcctcatccattTGCCCTTGCTCTCGCTCGTCAACACCGTAAGCTTCCTGACGAAGTTGCCTTGTCAATACAGTCTGGAAGACGCGTTTTCCCCAAGAGCGTCAACTCCTTTACAGGACTTGCAGACCTCTCACCCGCTCAAGGCGGTTTGCGTCTGGGCTTGGCGGTGCGAG
This window contains:
- a CDS encoding helicase, putative; the protein is MSFRQDKLILLLDSGSSQQIRQTAAKQIARIARTSFDAATSKPDAKPHVDGDSSITVHSSGAEQDAWNDTLETISKILALFKSKSSETRHAAAHAIGLLAKSMPEYIEIASMSRAFLTSQPTDLPSTLKHGQMLLASAGREYAAKPLPGDKAKRRKAMMASVGLGDAVGWGEDTDKVLDDDDDDMEDVRKTAPPSREPSVPPPDVFEGLSARQITMLKRKKGTNIMEEANKMRRLNEKAVGNGSSSAAPSRANSPPLPESSATPDLKAEVITIDPGAKVRAAEAGGQIDPALDTEGNPLASSKTLTITSGQSPWTTVLLEVIPDLHDTTWQTRHGSALVIMEILRSLGTSYANAHPELYVALSRQLLSLLVLDRFGDFVGDTVIAPVRETAAQTLGVVLKYISTPGVKEIHQTLMGMVRQPWAKRGKEAENSQKADKFAWEVRHAGLLGLKYEVAVRGDLLSTKMEEDVKPDVEMGDFNLLDDVVNAAILALGDADDDVRTVAASALTPIAETLASQLPTEELAKLLQSLWDCLAEGGDELGSSTGAVMDLLGALISYSEVIALLSADNNNLVSRVYAFLRHPIASVRLSVANILLAFSRLSSIPRRWSSDGYFSFLFQNLVLEERQDVRDVSFQAFETSLVEASDMPEGVGVVLGGDVEDWYSIIMTPIGVALDANLFRRPTKATGQTHNVDKAMMAGDMSLISMDTALQTRIAGAKALALLRRYKLTEINDIKLLRQFLGSASSHQTFLASVIIQEWALDTESRVSDPFSFSLGTSNPDVESLSTLLIDRIGSPAPSTYHEMAMVLQRIYSECSALLTAFSVEGKLSKDKVPSLPKRIDPLSNTPDVFSIESAHHAVTTQFDILAGKLSKNAIKNALPSLQDRRNKVMGSVGYFSIMKEKYDVQVMAGIAGALVALKIMPPKFGPVIKNLMDGVKKEENEILQKRDAFWVAAFIQYTTSPFFTGRINPSDKVVKNLFTFLCLDTSVTPVFSPTAQGATEGIITLLEERTAAAAANARKKDIVEESEEQMASRMTRRGALETFKAMAKRFGSNLFEKVPKFWEGVSGALLANFADGVNMEQVDQNLTANVQAGQDLIDALTSLRLIAPELDPVLYYKLHGLFSPIITALQSSFSVVRNAAAQCLAAMCDVMTDEGMKRVVDDVVPLVGDAKKAYSRQGAVEAIHRIIKVLDLKALPYVLFLIVPILGRMSDPDEHVRLLSTSTFASLVKMVPLEAGIPDPPGFSADLLAKRDEERKFLMQLLDGSKAEQYQIPVEIKAELRQYQKDGVSWLAFLAKYQLHGILCDDMGLGKSLQSICIIASKHHERAERHKATQSIDSAHLPSLIVCPPTLTGHWYHEILKFAPHLRAVQYVGSTFERATLRRSLSSYDVVISSYECVRSDISELSKFSFLYCVLDEGHIIKNTKTKLAVAVKQIKAQHRLLLSGTPIQNNVLELWSLFDFLMPGFLGNERTFNEKFSKPILADREGKATPKEREAAANALEALHKQVLPFLLRRLKEDVLNDLPPKIIQDYYCELSPVQQQLYEEFSRSKAAEEAGMEIETSASKEGQGHVFQSLQYLRKLCNHPALVLDGEPQRFKEIQKKIGGGPELHDLSHAPKMEALKQLLQDCGIGLPVDKLADDVTTHRVLIFCQLRPMLDIIEKDLFGTHMPTVSYMRLDGSTDPRKRHAIVQTFNADPRIDVLLLTTSVGGLGLNLTGADTVIFVDHDWNPMKDLQAMDRAHRLGQRKVVNVYRLITRGTLEEKIMGLQRFKLNIASSVVTQQNAGLGSMNTGEVLDLFKVSAEGEPVKTKSAGTGAVSMSKMLEELDELPPEDEYAELSLSNFLSKV